The DNA sequence ttaagatttttaaatttgacattttaatttttaaaaattctggaacctgtcctttttcctcccactgaattTCATCCCATTCCCactatctcttaaagcattttaaagggaatcaggtgaatgccacagcctgtttctggaaaaaggtaggtgtttgaggggcagtggtgtcaccctcctttagggtgtcacttgcTGCAGTCTGAACCCCCCGCACCCTCCTACTGACACCACtggcctagagaagtgttttctctaggaacttctagcttctccaacacaattctatgatcaacctctggcagagctgtactggaagacctagagattgctagagggAACATgttaattaaatccacaaataatcaaatccgcaaaagtcaaggctgcaaatgtggaggatcaaCTGCATTTTTATGTACTTCTAGAAATATCAAGAAATTATTTttagagaaactgagacattttaaaggcagctgaaaaagtaggataacagtggattaatcaggactgtccctgtctaGTCAGGGCAGTTACAGTGTAGGGGAGTAACCTAACACTGCATCACCCTTTCTGCTGCCCTAATATTGTTTGATGGTAATCAAGGGTTTGTACATAGTCATAACCAGTACTAAAAACTGGAAATTTAAGAACAATATAAGAAGAGCTATATTGGATTAGACCAACAACATATCTACAGTAGCCCAGTGTCTGTTCACAAggtgttattgttatatttatttatatcctgttttcccTGCAAAATTGGGACTCGAAGTGacttaaaaagaacaatacaattaaaaacatacaaaagtgaggattaaaatagaacaaaactattacagtattaaaatgcagcatttaataaaagaataaaatgcagtttaaaaaagataaaagcgtTTAGTTACCAGACTACAAGAAACATGACATGATGTaattattgttgttctgtgccttcaagtcatttctggcttatggtgtacctaaggagaccctatcatggttttcttggcaagttgtgtTCAGAGGGTGTTAGCTTTTACCATATCTTtatctttggactttatcacaccacctcTGGCCTCCGACTTACTGCTTCTGAATTGGGCTCAAATgcagaagttaggctgattttatcgcactaacttttctctcaaaatggcttcccattgcctccagtgctgaattcAGGCCCTGTATGTCGCTTCAGTggccattatttttttccaaattggaagcttAGGAATTGGAAAAAATGCCGGTCAAAGCAACCTATGGGGCTCgaattcagcactggaggcaaGGGGAAGTCGTTTTGATAGAAAAGTCGGTGTgctaaaatcagcctaacttctgaatCTGAGCTCAATTCAGAAGAAGTAAACCAGGGAGTGGAAGTGGTGcaataaagttatttatttaaggctgagagaatgtgacttcccaaggtcacctgctgggtttccatggctgagcagggatctgaagcctagtttccagagttgtagtctaacgctcaaacaattgcaccatgctgactctcattaaTTAAACTACAATTCTGTATTTCTGATTCCCTAGctatgacacacatacacacacaaatgcctCTTTTATCAGAAGTTTAAACaacctattttaaaagcaaaatctcTAGGGACAGATTTGCAGACTCAGTGGCAAGTTTCATGTGCTGATATTAAACTGCCTTGGAATAACAGCAGAGAAAAACATACATTCTCTTTTATAATTATAGATTCTGCAGCATTTATTTTCTATTCCATTCCACTACCAAAGACCTCAAGGCAACTTACATAAACATTAAATTTACCTTTATGAGTACtgtataagtaaaataaattgaACAAAGAGGTTATCAAAGCAAAAAATCGGTGCgataaaactgatttttaaaaacactatgcATGATTGATTAGAATGAGCTGAACATGCCGATTAAACTTTAAGTGTGTATATTTGGGGAATTCTGATCACAGTACCACAATACAACATCCCCTGAAAACCTATAGTTCCAGAGTCAGAATATATGATtgaatttacaaaaaaaaatctgttttcagaGTAAAAGTATAGTTGAACAAAGATAAATCTATCTGATAAACCTCTTTGACCGTCTGCATTTTGTCAAAACTCAGTTCCCTCAGATAATTCAGAGTGATATCTTTGTTGGTTCGTTTTTCTGAAGCATAAAACTTAGAATCTGGATAGTAGAGGTTCTCTGGAGCACCAATTCTCCTAAGAACATGATCAACATCTTGAGCCAATGTCTCCAACTTTCCCAGAATGTCATAGTGTATGTTGCAGGGATCACAGAGCAAAAACATAGGCTGCCAGTGTATATCCATATCTTTTGGATTCCTTGCCACCACATAGTTTACAAACTCTTGGAATGTCACTTTCGTTGTATAATTTTTTCTATTGGAGAATGCTTTAATCTTGTTTGCCACTGTGATACTGTAATAAGGCTCAGAGTGCAAGAGCTTGTCTCTGTAAGCAGAGACCAATCGTTCTAGAGGATGCCTGGTGAACATCACTTTAGTGTAGGTACTCAAAAATTCTAGTTGCTGTTCAGGAGAGTAAGAACTCAACCTCTTGAGAAGATTTGTTGTGTGGATTGTGCTGTAGTTTACTTCAGATGTATTCCTGCTTATGTTGAGTGTGAGGAGTAAAAGGATTTTCTTCCAGTTGGAACAGCCGACTTTGGGCACTTCGCAGTAGATAAATTTGTGATTCTCATCCACAAAGAGCTGCCGAGCAACCCTATGCTCCATTTGCCATTTCGAGCTTGACAAAGACTTCTTCAGGCATGTGGCATTCAAGATATCTCTACGATCACGTTGCATTTTTAGCCAATCTTCTCCATGATCTGGAATAGAGATTGTGACTTTAGAAGAATGGCAACATATTCAAGGgttggtgatggtgatgatttaaTGCCATAACATTTGAATTCATTTTCAGAATTGTTATCCTTTTCAATAGTAAATTTAATTGGTGTAAGCTATAcaatagaaaattaaaataatgtattaaaaATATGATCTCCAAAATTCAACGTAATGGTATAAATCAGAATTAGTTTAGTTATTATAAATGATATCATGGCTCCAGGGAAACTCTTCTCCAGATAGCCAGACTAGTGGCTTAGACATGCAGTGAATATGAAGGCAAGATCACTGTTGGGCAGGGCTATGGTAAGGAGATATTGGCAAGCTGAAAGATGTAGTATAAAAATACTAACTACTAATGCCATGCTGAGATGGAAGCAactaattaaatataaataggaGGCCCAATAATCCCCAGTTATACTTTGCCCATCTACCTTGGGCAGAAGCCCAGTTTGCTAATCCTAGACAACCGTGTGTAAATTCAGAGATTTCCTTAATGTGTAGCATATTGGGGCTCCTGAAAGAAACTGATAGATGGAGAATGAATGTATAAAATTGAGGTAGAATTGTAATTGTACTTAaggaaaatatataataaaagtgAGGAAGAAGGAtgcacaaagaaagaaaacatcatGCGAGATGTAAGCAATGTGTTGTCTAGATTTTCCAAAAGATCCCAGAAGGAATAAAAAGTACTATTGCAGACTGAAAAATAAAGCTATGAAGTGTAGCCTTTTTTTTCAAGATTCTTGGAACCTCTCACTTTTTGAAAGTAGGAATTATTAAACAACACAACAAGCAGATAAATTATACTGAAGGCTAAGCATCATTCTCTTCCCATAGCTGGCCAATTGATTCCTTCTGGAACCACAGAGCAAGTCATGAGTACAACAGTATCTTCCTACTCATTGTCATTAGCACATTGCCTCTTATACAAAAAGTGAGATTTGTGCATGTTCACACAAAAGAAGCCAGAATACTGAAAACTCTGGCTTCTTATGAACAAGGTAGTCCAGACAAAGCAATTCAGTTTGCATCTTCTTTTAGGAGCCAGAGAAATAACCCAAAATTTGCTCTTCGTTTTACCCAGATTCTAGGTATGCTACCTGTGCTCGTCTGCACTATCATCTGACCCAGATTCCaagtttgaattgtttttaaagcaagTATGTATCCCTTATAGGATCATctgtttatatagcaccatccatgTACATGGTGCCCAGCAGCCCGTGAAAGGGTAAAATATGTACACATATAGGAGAATGAAGGaataatgcaaatataaaacTAATGCAATATAGTTGTAAAACAAGGAatgaggggaaagagggaagggaggatgaAAGGTGCAGTTTGGCTGCAAAAGAGGTAGACTTGCCATGAAGTGCGGTATCACAAGCTGAGACATTCAGCAGCGCAGTGTAAAGAACAAATGGTGGGGGTAGAGCAGAGGCATGAATTAAATTCAGGGATAGGGAAGAACTGGCGGGGAACAAATTAGGGGGCacaaaatcataaagttggaagagacctcaagggccattcagtccaagcccctgccatgcaggaatttacaatcaaagcattccgacagatggccatccagcctctgcttaaagacctccaaggaaggagacttcaccacactctccACACAGAGAGGGTGgtaaggctgcagcagcagcaaaggtcTTCCAGGATGACAGGAGCGATGTAATTCATTGCTCCAAGAGCTCAGTTCCCTAACATGGCCACCTCAGTACTAGTCTGAAGAAACGTAAAGCTGAGGAAAGGTCACAGGACAAGGTAGATGGAACCTTGTGAATCTTAGGTTTTGGGGGATGCCAAAGAAAAGTTTTTTAACTTCTAACTCCATCTTTAGTTGTTTTGGAAGTATGATAAGTGCATTTGAAACTCTTATTAACACATATGTCCTACTAACCTAAATGGGTCTTTCTTACATTTAAGTAAATGTGAATAGGAgattcatatatttttatttattaggcATATCATTTACATTGTAAACTACTAGGGAAGCAAAACAGCAGCTATAAGATGGAGGATGTAGAAAGGATTTATATCAAAGAGAAGTACAAAGTTGGTGTTAGGAGGAAAACATATCTGCCACATTGGACTggcacttttatttttgtttttcatatacaAAGCAATACCATCAAAGCTTTCAAGGAGGTAGctgtgttttaactgttattttgttaaattgttttgttttctacttctTATATAATATTAAATTTGTATCTCTGAAAGAAATCATGCCATGCTTTTCCTTTCAATTACTGCTGTTTTTACTTACTTTCctctacattttattttgtgaatCAGATGGAAACCCTTCTCTGGAGCTTCCTTTGGTGGTTCCATGTATCGATAGCTATTTGCCATGagtgaaaaaaattgatggcAGAAATTTACAGTGCTCTCTGTGATGGAAATACCACTGGAAGTGCCTAGCTGTTTTTCAGTCCTTtccagcaaaaacatttttttctggtaTCTAACCTTGTGAGCCTTAAAACACTAACCCAAAGTGTCTCCATTTTGTCTCCCTTCACCTATTCCTTTCACCCATTTCTTGTCTTTCCAAGGAAAAGCTTTGTCTGCAGAACTTAGATATATGGGCCCTGGGCTTGTCTTAGCTGGTTCTTGAAGATTTAGTGAGCTATCCAAGCAGTAAAGACAAGCATGCCAAATAGCCTCTTCAGACATTTTCGCATTCCCATATTACTGCACAATATTTAATCTAATTTGGAAAGATTTTAGTTTTGCTAATGTTATCATTCAAGAGGAGCTAGCTTGAATGTTTGCAGACTTTTAGTgagcaaagaaataaaaggaaaatgataAGGGGATACATttctgaaagaaatgaaaaacatgtTAATACACTGAAATAAGAAACAATCATGCTTTTCTTGACTATAGCAGATCTGAAGACCCCAGTGGATGCAACAGACTGGTGTGGATGTGGGTTTTTAACACATAGGATGAGATCCTACATTTATATGTAGTTCCACACATCtaggtaaaattcaaagacatacctgtgttagtctgcaaTGTCAGTATGCATAggaatcttgaagcacctttgagactaaggggctgtacagatcgcCCCTTTTCacgccggatcagggctgtggcaactacatgccatgacCCTGATCTCGCCTTTCCATAGCTGCTAGTGCTGCAGTtttttggcgctcctttggtgctgtgtcatctaaacacagtgtcagaggagcaccgtgacaccaCCCACTGTGTGGTACAGCGCACGGTGTCGTGCCAGCCTAGAGGCGGAGTCGGGGTGTGTCTGTCATGTGGATAccatgccctaactccacccccaggctggccttaatggctggtctgtacagaccctaactgagcaaaagacattgtagcataaacttttgtagacttgctaACTTATCGCTTTACACTCTTAAAACGAGGCTAGGTTGCTTTAAATGCTGTGCCTgcctcctcttgcattctgggACCAGAGACGTAGCCacgattttaggaaggggggggggtccagacaaagtgccaccattataatggggcttgggtgcagcggtgcagcagcacacaccattcatttttctaatggaagggggggtccagaccccaagatccccccccccttggctacgtccctgctgagacttgtagtttaggatggggcatttagaatagtcagccaaagagctcttaagcctcactgaacttcaaaccccaaaatgcaacatgaGGCAGGCACAGCATTTAAAGCAACCTAGCCCTGTCTTAGGAGTGTAAAGTGATAAACTacttaattaataaataataaaaaattatttctatcccgcccctCTATGAAACACAATTGGGGCAGCTTATGAAGTTAAAATGTACATTCCCGAACCTTcaatccccccccttaaaatacaattaaacaagttaaatttaaaacatacttaaaaagaTAACAAACAAGATAACAAAGACCTTTATAATCACCTCATCACTATAGTTTTGAAAGTCTACGGTTATTAatatagtctgattataaaggccCTTCCTGGGTAGcagtttactccatgcatctgaggaagtagacaatcAGTCTCACAGGTTtgttcagtcagtctcaaaggtgctacaatatccctttgcatcctCCACACAGGCAGTTCCCTGTCTTCCCACCACCCAGCAGCTGTCAAGTTCCAGGAGGGcccctgctgctgttgctttctgATGGGAAAAGGAGAGGACTTGTTTCCAACCATGAAGGGGTATCTGGTTTCAGTTTGGTTGGAAGAGACAAGAAATAAGCACGCACTCTCAAATGGAGTGCACTTCCTTTCCTGGGAATCCAGAGCAGCCAGATCTCCATGGTTTGAattgccttctccttttctcccttttccttcagtaagcaacagcagcaggggCCCTTTTTAGGGCTGGACAGGTGCCCCCAGTGGCAGATTTTTGGATGGAGCTTCAGGGCAAGTCTTCTTCACCCCATCCAAGTAAACAGTCCTCTTTACCTGATCCCAGAAGGGATTTGTGTGTACACAAGCTGCACTTACATGCTTGTAAGTCACTAACAGCAGGCTGGCCAATGGTGCGTGCATGATTCATAATCAAAGAGGTGAGAAATATCTCAGTGACTGGAACCATTCTTTTGGGAAGTACAGCCCATCCATTTTTGGGACCAGTCCAATATGTACACTATATTCAGTTATACTGTATATCATTCAGTGTTGCGTTTGCACACTtcatatatttggggggggggggtccagataaTAGGAAAATTTCACTAAACTGCATACCTTGTTTGATTTCCTAAAAAATGTTGATCTGGGTGGAGTTGCATCCTGGCTTTCTCCCTTTACCTTCCTATTtcattctcagaattccttatTGTTGTTTAGAAATACAAAATACTGTATGCATAATTGCACCAGTCTACCCAACATGCTTTATACAGtacacttattttttaaaacaagattgtCTGATagttgaaattaaaaataactgCCTTAGAATGCTGGAAAGTGGTTACATCATCATTGCCCCTCTTACCTGTCATTTCTCTCTTTGATATCCGGAATATCTGAAGAAGAAACATTCCAAGCAAAGGACTGAAGAGGAGGATAAAGAACAACTTTTGAAGTAGGTTTTTCATAATGTTTTCCAGACAAGTCAAACGTAGAAGCCTTTTTGAAGAACTCTAGACAATCAGAATAGTAGTGTTAAGCACATTAGGACTAAATACTTCAACCACACTTTAGAAGAATTCCACAGTGTCTTGAATGAAAAGGAAGACTGTTTTAAACCGTAATGTTCATTCCTCTCTCTAATAAGGTATTTCAATGATATTTTGGATGCAGTTTTAGacagaatcacacacacacttatatacatTGTATTCTATATGGTGATATCtgcatttattatttctttggCTAGTTTAGGAGTGGTAGAtgtcaatttgtttgccttcatccagtccatcacagcttccttggaattaggtggaaaggaataATAGACCGGGATATcttcagcatactgatgacacttgACCCCAAAACTCTGTATAGCCTCTCCcaatgttaaatagcataaggGATAGAACTGAACCTTGAAGGACTCCATAGGCCAATGGCCATGGAGCTGAATAGGAATCCCCCACCATCATCCTCTGAGAGCTCAtccaggaaagaatggagccatTGTAGTACAGTTTCTCCAAGCCCATTCCAGAAAGGTGACTCAGAAGAATGTCATGGTCAGTGATATCAAAAACTGCTGtgaggtccagcaaaaccaatagtgacacactccccctgtccagccCCCTGCACAGGTCATCCCCAACGCGACCAAAGCTGTCGCTGTCCCATAAACCAGTctgaaaccagattaaaatggatCAGAATAAACTGCCTCATCAAGGAACCCTTGGAGTTGAGACcagccaccacatgctccagtaCCTTGCCCACAAATGGGATGTTGGAGACCATCCTATAGTTATCTAGTACTgtgggatcaagggaaggttgtTTATTTTCAAAAGAGGTGTTACCACAGCCTCCTTCAGGCACATCGGAACCAtgccttgttgtaaagaggcattaTAACCCTTCCCTTACCCACACCACTAGTCCTTCTCTGGCCTGTTAAATTAGCCAGGAAGAGCAAGGTTCTAGTACACAGGTAatggctctcacttctccaaggatttGTCTGCATCCCC is a window from the Sceloporus undulatus isolate JIND9_A2432 ecotype Alabama chromosome 1, SceUnd_v1.1, whole genome shotgun sequence genome containing:
- the LOC121926815 gene encoding carbohydrate sulfotransferase 9-like: MSEEAIWHACLYCLDSSLNLQEPAKTSPGPIYLSSADKAFPWKDKKWVKGIGEGRQNGDTLDHGEDWLKMQRDRRDILNATCLKKSLSSSKWQMEHRVARQLFVDENHKFIYCEVPKVGCSNWKKILLLLTLNISRNTSEVNYSTIHTTNLLKRLSSYSPEQQLEFLSTYTKVMFTRHPLERLVSAYRDKLLHSEPYYSITVANKIKAFSNRKNYTTKVTFQEFVNYVVARNPKDMDIHWQPMFLLCDPCNIHYDILGKLETLAQDVDHVLRRIGAPENLYYPDSKFYASEKRTNKDITLNYLRELSFDKMQTVKEVYQIDLSLFNYTFTLKTDFFL